The genome window TCAGGCTTTACCAGGTGGCTGCGGTAGTAGACCGCGGGCTTTTTGTCGTTGGACAGGACGAGTTCCACCTTCACCTCACCGGTCTTCGGATCGACTTCGTTGATAATCCCCTTGGTGCGCTCCGGGGACAACAGGTGGACGTTGCCGCTCAGCATCCAGTAGGTACCTTCTCGGGGTCATACTTGACGTTGGAAGTCACCGCGCTGTACCAGTCCCACCCGCGATCCTTGCCGAACTGCCATGTCTGCTGGACGGTCATATTTTTCTCGTCGATCTTGTACTCAACGGCCCTGGACCATTTGTCGCGGGGAATGGCCGGCTGCTCATGGCCGCGGCCATCGCCGTTATCGAACACGCTGATGGTGGCGTACTGCGCGTTGTTCTCACCCCGCTCGCTCAGCCACGCGGTGTGCTGGGTAAATGACCAGTCGAATTCCGTGTTGTTGCAGGTGGCACCCGAGCAGTCGAGCTTGTTCCCTTTGCTGTCGACCGGGGTCAGCACCTTGGCCGACATATCCTTTGTCCAGCCGACATTGGGGGCCAGAATCCATTTGACCTGCTTGTCGCGCCCGACCTTGACGATGCCCTGGTGGCGCATGGAGAGAATGATCGAGTCGTCCTTCTTGTCGTAGCTGATACTGTTGATGTGCGCCCAGTTGCGGCCGGCACCGGTGGATGTGTTGTCGCCGAACGGTATGTCCTCTTTCACCTCGACCGGGTGTTCGGCGCTCATGTCGATGTTCAGGCAGACGGCCCGGGCATCAAGACCGACGATCAGGTCCTTGCGGAACTGGTTCTTACCCATGATTGCGATCAGGTCCCACTCTTCCACCACGCGCCCCCCGTCATCCACTTCAATGACGTGGTCCCGGACGGTATGCGCCACCTCCTTGGTGCCGGGAATACTGTAGTTGGTCTTGGCCACGCGGAGCAGCATGTGGCCGTTGGGCATGGGGAGCACTTCGTGGCTCAGGTCGATGTAGCCGCGCGGAAGCTTGCGGACATAGGCCTGCTCGCCCATGAGGGTGTAACGGAAGTACTTCTGGGCCATGCCGAACACCAAGTCGCCGTTGGGCATCTGGTGCATGCTCATGATGCGCCCCTGATCGTCGATGGAGCGGCCATACTTGTCGTAGAACTGCTCACTGTCGAAGAACCACCGGATCTCGCCCTTTGTGTCAACCATGTAGAGCTCTGCCGGTTCCAGCCATTCGCCCGCGCCGTGCACTTTATGGTCGGGACGTGCCCAGGCCCATTCCTTGCTGTCCGCGTTTCCCATCATGGTCAGCATGTAGAGGCGACCCTCAAAGCCTTTGACCGCCTTTGCCGAGTCGACTTTCGGCTTGACCTCGTAGCGCCCCTCCTGCATGCGTGCGGTGAAGGGGTTGGTTCTTATCTTGTAGATAGTGCTTACCTTTTTGCCGTCCAGGGTGTAGTCGACCTTGACCTGATTGACATAATCGTCATAGAGGCCGAATACGGGAATGCCGTCGTGGTTCAGCAACGCCCCCTCCGACACCGGATAGGAGATGTCGACCCCCCCACCCGGTTTTCCCAGAACCGTGACCGTGATGTTTTTGGGATCCTTCCCTTCCCGCTCGATGATAGCGGTCAGTGGTGCGACCTTGTACGGGTTGACGATAACCTTGCCAAGCTCCCCCTGGGTTTCTTTCTTGCGTTCGAAGACGGCCGCGTGCCCCTCGGGAACATAGACCGCTGAAATCCCCGTGAGCAAGACTGCGCCCAATGCGGCAGAAGAAACCACTCCTCGCAAAACGTTCTTGACCATGTGAACCTCCGTGCCCTTTCGTTTTTGCCTACCAACCACAAGCTTATCCGTTCACCACACGCACCTTTGTAGTTTATTTAACTAAACCGTAGACAACATGTCAAGCCATTTTTTTACTTATTTATTTTATTGCCGACCAAACTAAACTTACATTAAAACGGCACGACATGGGACAGGGACAGAGTACGCCCCTTTTACTGAATCGGGCAGCGCTCGGCTCCCAGGGGGATAAACGAAATACGCGATTGACGGGGGAGGCTGTCGGCAATCTGCCGGGAGAATTTCCTTGGCGTGGTGTTTACATCCAACAGGTAATGGAGTAAACTTTTTAGTTGGATTTTAGCGTGAAACAAATTCCCTGGTTTACTCTATTGCCACGGAATCGGTCGCTGAAACGGCATTACGTTGCAACAGCAACCGGAAACGAGACACCAGCGAGGCTGGGAATCGGGGGAGGAGGAGCCCTTGCCCGACGGGGACGCCAAACACATGATCAAAACCATCGAAGGCAACAAAAACAGGATCATCACCGTCACGTTCATCCTGCTGTTCGGGATGTTCTGCTTCTTTTCCCTGGCAGACCTGCATAAACGCATGTCGGACTACCGCTTTTTCGCCACCAAGATAAACGCCATCATCCAGAAGACCTATGTCAGCGAGACGTCCTACCTTAACCTGCGCATGATCAATTACGTCACCGCGATCATAGATGAACGTGGCGTGACCAATCTCATCAAAGACAGGGACAGATCAGGGCTCAAAAAGATATTCGACCCGGTGTACTGGGATTTTGCCAAAAGATTCGTGCCTGTCATATCGCTGGTCATTGTCGATTCGGAGCAACATATTCTGTACCAGAAGCTGGACACGGCCCTGAAGATGCACGCAACCGGGCTCAAGTCCACTACCCTGGAAGCCGCCATAAAAGACAGAAAGCCCGCTTACGGATTTGAGACGGATGCCTTCCCCCTGCACTACAGCATATCGGTGCCCGTGCTGGACAAGACGACAAACAGGGTGGCGGGAGCGATCGAGGTGGGGATAAATCCAGCCTGGTTCCACTTCAAGTTGCGCTGGTTCCTGGACAACATAAAAACCGCCATAGTCGTTAAAAACAAATCTCTTGACCAGGAGACAGCCTATTCATCCCTTCCCGACGAATATGCCTTCATCGTCAACCAGGACCTGCGCAAGAACGACATCAGATTTTTCGAGTCAATACTGCGAAGAATAATCATGTCGAAGGATATCCTCGACTTGAAGGTCGGGGATCGCTACTACATCATCAGCACATCCCCCCTCCTTCTTACCCATCACAAGGAGGAAGCCGGCAGGCTCCTGGTCGCCTACGACATGACCGAGTTCAGAAACCGGCAATGGGGCTATATTTATGTCTGGCTCATCTTCTTTGCCAGCACCGCCTGCCTGATGCTCCTCGTGAGCTTCATCGGCTTCCGGAAGTATGAGCGGATCATCACCGACCAGGGCAAAAAGCTGGCCCATCGCTCCAAGCAGTGCGCCCTGGGAGAGATGCTCAGCTATATCGGCCATCAATGGCGGCAACCCCTCAACACACTGTCGCTCACGGTTCAGAACATCGAACTGCAGAACCGGCTCGGAAAGCTCGACGGCCCCATGCTCGAGAAGCAGGTCGCTCTGGCCAACAGGAACATCGAATACCTGACCCAGGTCATCGAGGACTGGCGGTCGCTCCTTATATCGGGAACTACCCGCCAGGTCATAGATCTGGCAGATTCGGTCAATCGCGCAATCGGCATTGTTGCGCCGGCCCTCGAGAGCTGCCGGATCCACGTGGACAATCGCATCACCGGCTCCACAAAAACTCTGGGCTTCGTCAATGACTTGGTACAGCTCACCGTAAACATTCTTCTGAACGCAAAGGACGCCTTGGCCACCCGTGAGGGAGCGCGGATCATTCAACTCTCCACCAGCGAAGAAGGCGACATCGTCACCGTCACGTTCCAGGACAGCGGGGGGGGAATCCCGGAGAGATTGCTTGAAAAGGTTTTCGAAGCCTACCTAACCACCAAGGATGATCTTGCCGGCACGGGCCTGGGGCTGTACCTCTGCCGGCAAATCGCCGAAAACCTTGACAGCGGGAAGGTCTGGGCGGAGAATCGCGAATTCGAAGTGGACGGCACCCGCCTTTTCGGCGCCTGCATCTCTCTGCAGTTCAAAAAATTATCCGAAGGAGTACCGGTTTGAACGTTGACGCGCTGAAAACCATGCAGGTAGTCTGTGTTGATGATGAGCAGGAAGCCCTTGAGCAGATGCACCTGGCACTGAACAGTTTCTGCAAGACCACCGTCTGCGTCAGCAGCACGGAGAAGGCCCTCCTGGCAATCGACGAACTCCGGCCGGACATTGTGCTCACCGACGTACGGATGCCCGGGGCCTCTGGTCTCGATCTGCTGGAGTCCGTGAAAAAGAAACATCCTTCCATTGCCGTCATCATCGTCTCGGCCCATTCCGAATCGGAATACCTGCTGGATGCCATCCGGCTCAAGGCTGACGGCTATCTGCTGAAGCCCCTCAATCTCTACGAGATGCTCGAGCTCCTCTCGAGCATAGCCACTCAAAAAACGATGAAAAAGGAACTGGACCACAAGAACTTCCTGCTGAGCCTCCTCAACTCCATCGGCGGCAAGCGGGTTCAGATCATCGAGTACATAATCAGCCACCTGGATGACGACCTCATGTTCCACGGCACCTATGACGAGGTGGCGGAAGCCTCAGCGCCAGCAAGCCGACAGTGGTCAACGCATTCCAGATCCTCATGGAGAATAATGTACTGACCCGCGTGAAAAACGGTGTCTACAAGATGAACACGAGCATCATCGGGAACAATGGCCACTAGCCCTCTACCCGTGCAGGACTCCATGCGGGAAGTGAAGTCCGCTGCCGTTCCTGCCGGCAGCTCCTGGGGTTCCTCTTGGGCTAGTGGCGGGTTCCCGGTCTTTTCGGCGTGTAGCGTCGAACTTCACGCCGGCCGAGTCCCCGCAGACGTACACGACTGGCCGGCCATCTTCGGGCTTAGAGAAGCAAAAGTCCCGGCATAGTCTTGCCGTATAGTTCTCCCTCGCCGCCCCCGGAACTACCCTCCGACCATTGCCCCGAAATCCCTCTCCACCTGCCGGGGATCCTTCTCAAGCATGGCATGGACATGCCGAGACATGGGATCGGGAAAGATGTACTCGTCCCCCATCTCCACACCTGCGAGAATAGCGGCGGCAACCTCGTCCGGTGTCGCCTTGGGCATCTCCTGCCCTGCTGTCATTTTGGTGTCGACCGGACCGGGGTAGACGCCGATCACCCGGATGCCCCGGGGCGCCAGCTCGGCACGGAGCCCCTGCAGCAACGAGTGCCCCGCGGCCTTTGATGCGCAGTAAGTCCCGTTGACAGGGAGATTGACCAGGCCGATGATGGAACAGACGTTCACGA of Geobacter anodireducens contains these proteins:
- a CDS encoding histidine kinase translates to MIKTIEGNKNRIITVTFILLFGMFCFFSLADLHKRMSDYRFFATKINAIIQKTYVSETSYLNLRMINYVTAIIDERGVTNLIKDRDRSGLKKIFDPVYWDFAKRFVPVISLVIVDSEQHILYQKLDTALKMHATGLKSTTLEAAIKDRKPAYGFETDAFPLHYSISVPVLDKTTNRVAGAIEVGINPAWFHFKLRWFLDNIKTAIVVKNKSLDQETAYSSLPDEYAFIVNQDLRKNDIRFFESILRRIIMSKDILDLKVGDRYYIISTSPLLLTHHKEEAGRLLVAYDMTEFRNRQWGYIYVWLIFFASTACLMLLVSFIGFRKYERIITDQGKKLAHRSKQCALGEMLSYIGHQWRQPLNTLSLTVQNIELQNRLGKLDGPMLEKQVALANRNIEYLTQVIEDWRSLLISGTTRQVIDLADSVNRAIGIVAPALESCRIHVDNRITGSTKTLGFVNDLVQLTVNILLNAKDALATREGARIIQLSTSEEGDIVTVTFQDSGGGIPERLLEKVFEAYLTTKDDLAGTGLGLYLCRQIAENLDSGKVWAENREFEVDGTRLFGACISLQFKKLSEGVPV